One genomic window of Melanotaenia boesemani isolate fMelBoe1 chromosome 20, fMelBoe1.pri, whole genome shotgun sequence includes the following:
- the LOC121631552 gene encoding uncharacterized protein At5g39570-like: protein MEQRRTRLETDTRRKKQAGNRHEEEEPGWRPTRGGRTRLETDTRRKNQAGNRHEEEEPGWRPTRGGRTRLETDTRRKNQAGDRHEEEEPGWRPTRGGRTRLETDTRRKNQAGDRHEEEEPGWKPTRGDRTRLETDTRRKNQAGDRHEEEEPGWRPTRGGRTRLETDTRRKNQAGDRHEEEEPGWRPTRGGRTRLETDTRRKNQAGDRHEEEEPGWRPTRGGRTRLETDTRRKNQAGDRHEEEEPGWRPTRGDRTRLETDTRRKNQAGYRHEEEEPGWRPTRGGRTRLETDTRRKNQAGNRHEEIEPGWRPTRGGRTRLETDTRRKNQAGDRHEEEEPGWKPTRGGRTRLETDTRRKNQAGNRHEEEEPGWKPTRGDRTRLETDTRRKNQAGDRHEEEEPGWRPTRGGRTRLETDTRRKNQAGVMTVIKT from the exons atggagcaaa gaagaaccaggctggagaccgacACGAGGAGGAAGAAACAGGCTGGAAACCGACACGAGGAGGAagaaccaggctggagaccgacacgaggaggaagaaccaggctggagaccgacACGAGGAGGAAGAACCAGGCTGGAAACCGACACGAGGAGGAagaaccag gctggagaccgacACGAGGAGGAAGAACCAGGCTGGAAACCGACACGAGGAGGAagaaccaggctggagaccgacacgaggaggaagaaccaggctggagaccgacacgaggaggaagaaccaggctggagaccgacacgaggaggaagaaccaggctggagaccgacACGAGGAGGAAGAACCAGGCTGGAAACCGACACGAGGAGATagaaccaggctggagaccgacacgaggaggaagaaccaggctggagaccgacacgaggaggaagaaccaggctggagaccgacACGAGGAGGAAGAACCAGGCTGGAAACCGACACGAGGAGGAagaaccaggctggagaccgacacgaggaggaagaaccaggctggagaccgacACGAGGAGGAAGAACCAGGCTGGAAACCGACACGAGGAGGAagaaccaggctggagaccgacacgaggaggaagaaccaggctggagaccgacacgaggaggaagaaccaggctggagaccgacacgaggaggaagaaccaggctggagaccgacacgaggaggaagaaccaggctggagaccgacACGAGGAGATagaaccaggctggagaccgacACGAGGAGGAAGAACCAGGCTGGATACCGACACGAGGAGGAagaaccaggctggagaccgacacgaggaggaagaaccaggctggagaccgacACGAGGAGGAAGAACCAGGCTGGAAACCGACACGAGGAGATagaaccaggctggagaccgacacgaggaggaagaaccaggctggagaccgacacgaggaggaagaaccaggctggagaccgacACGAGGAGGAAGAACCAGGCTGGAAACCGACACGAGGAGGAagaaccaggctggagaccgacACGAGGAGGAAGAACCAGGCTGGAAACCGACACGAGGAGGAAGAACCAGGCTGGAAACCGACACGAGGAGATagaaccaggctggagaccgacacgaggaggaagaaccaggctggagaccgacacgaggaggaagaaccaggctggagaccgacacgaggaggaagaaccaggctggagaccgacACGAGGAGGAAGAACCAGGCTGGTGTAATGACCGTTATTAAGACTTAG